The stretch of DNA AAGCGCATATATAGCCTGAGGGGTGGCTACAGCTCTAATAATTAATTCGCAGGATCATTTTCCATCCGGCAGAAACTCGGAAATCTTCGTCAGGAAATTTCGGAGCTCATTATTACATAACGTAGAGACGTTAGCCAACTATTAGAATATATTATAAGGCCGACCATTTCGCGTATTATACTGGGTATACACGCTGCCTGAGGGGATATAGTGAGCCAAGCATAGTGTATAGTATATTCTAGACAATACCTAAAGTTTTGCGGATGAGAAAAAGTTGGTCGACATCCGACTTGCCCGGCCACAGCGCTTCTCCGCGGACCAACTCGGCAAAGACGCAACCtgtcatcattattattatccattAGGCTTTGTTGcttcttaattattttcaaatttaaatctgTAAAATATTTACCGATGGCCCAGACGTCGACACCGGGCCCGTATTGAGTGTCGCCGACCAACAATTCCGGCGCTCTGTACCACCGAGTCGCCACATAGTCGGTGTAATTCTCTCCGGGATCTTtgcaataaaatcaaattcatttttaaaaaagaaattaatacgttgaatttgatttcattttactgAGGAGTCGAGCGAATCCGAAATCGCAGAGTTTCACCACGCCTTCTTTGGTGAGGAGGATGTTTTCCGGCTTGACGTCTCGGTGGATGCAATTGTGGGCGTGGCAGTATCCCACGGCTTGCAACGTCTGCCAGATGATCCGCTTCGTCAACACTTCCGGCACTCTGCAATCATCAAACAGGAGATTATTCTCCATGTTAGATACTACTACCATATTTACTTCACATATATCTATGATCTATCCATCGCTGATGTCTGTTTGCCTCCGGCATCAAGCTCGAAAGTAAACGGAAACTATCAAACGGGAATTATTGAAACTAGCGCGTCAACAGCATTTTATAATATTCCATTGAGCGCTCATGTATTTCAAACCATATCaacctatatatataagattattgattatttgctATCTAGACTATGTTACCCTCTGGGATGTTTTTCCAGCTCGTTGAGGACGGTGAGGTCGCAATATTCAAAGACCAGATgaagtttcttcttcctgcgGAAGACTTCGATCAGGTTGACGAGATTCGGGTGCTTCAATTGCTGCAATCagtttcaaacacaaaacaaaatattatcaAGTGGGTTGATATAAAAGTGGTGGACTGTCGATTGTCTAACGATACCTTAAGCATGCGGATCTCTCTGAGGGCGATCTTCTTGATAAGTGGGTCCTCCTCCGACTCGACGAATTTCTTGATGGCCACAATTTGACCCGTCTCGCGGTTACGGCACTTGTAGACGACACCGTAGGAGCCCTCGCCCATCCGGCAGATCTTCTCGTAGCGCTCCATAAAGTGCGACGAAGGAGCCCGAGACCTGAACATCGGGGAAACGGCACGTTTCACACCGCCcacaaaattcaattctttttttcctcttttttgatatttcttttttctttatcttttctgTCTGCTAGGAGAGGAATGTTCAGGGCCCGGTTATAAATCACTGGCTGGCGCAGACAAGGAGGAGCTGTAACCCCCTGAATTGGCAATCACTCCACTGGGGGGGGGAGAATATCTATTCGAAATCTATTCTGTCTGTCGACTtgcaacaataacaaacaaggAAACCAGCACCAAACAATCAAAGACGAGACACCATCACACACACTGGATGGGAACTGCAGTTGCTGCTGGTCCGTCCATATTATTATCACGGCGATTGTCTAAGCTCTGTCGGATGGACAAACAGCCGCCCTTTTGGCCGCTGCTGATGAAACGAAAATGACTCGACTGCCGATGCCGAGCAGCAGCTAAGGGCTAGACCgctggtggggggggggtaaaGTGCGTGTTGTGGGTTTCACCGTTCGTGAGTGATGGTAGTGGTGGCTCCTTGTAGGATATGAAATAAGGTTGCTTCCATCTTTGCTCTGACTCCTTGGCTGCACACTTCTTGCCCTGGACAAGTATCCCTAAgactagctgctgctgctgctgggccccGGCCTGGTTACcacattttcttctgtttgaTTCGGTTGCCCATGGCAACGTCCACTACTACCGTACACCTATCCATAATATAAGCTCACCCTCCCGCTTTTGTGCGTGCAGACTATGATAACTCCCCACCTACCCCCCTCCCCTGTCTATCCCTCCTCCCTTCCTGGACAACCGGCcaggctttttttcttttcctccatcGAGTTTCACGTGTTAGGACGTCCTTATTGAACGGAAACTCCTGCGCCGttccgaaaatgaaaaagttggatgaagcaaaagaataaagagGGGAGGCAAACTATCAGGGTGTGTTATCCTATAAAACCTTAACAACACGGCGGGTACcgaaagtctctctctctctccacgtATTCTACACGTTCCAGGGGTTTCTATATGTATCGAAAAGAATCTTCTCGTCCTCCTTTCCCCTCCttctctttgttgttgttgttgttgtcaggGAGCGGCGGCATCAGTCGTGGCGGATGGCATACTACTACTCTAGCAGACAAACCACCCACTTGACCCGGCGATGCACAACATTTCTTACGTGGGGACGACGACAATACATACCTACCACCCTAGGTAGTCCGTATATAGAGGCTCTATTTGTGTGTGCAAGTTGACAGTTGGTGTACGTACACAATGACACGGAGACACGaaagattttcctttttttttttatccctttcaaaagtttcaattttcaaacttgGCGCCATGtctcaaatttgaaaaatcccCGCGATTTTTGTGACTTGGTAATTTCGAATGAATTGACTATATATTCGAAGTAGAATTTAGACTGTACATACCTTGAATTGCTGAGGACAAAAGTCCGATTGGGGGCAGCCATCCAGAGTCGCGATTCGGCCAACCAGCGCTCCATGATGCCCGTCTTGTCGACGGGCGGCGAGACGCGTTTACGATGATTCTCTCGGGCGATTTCGTGACGCGATGTGATGGCAGCAAGCGACAAGTGGAATGGAACGTCAATTTCGCAAACGGTTAAAGGGCCCATCAATATGGCTCGCGGGGTTGGGTGCCTGGGTGGTTGAAAATCCTGTCATCCGCAATTGGAATCCAATTAAATGCACGAAATTGGCCGCCGGGACATtccaagaaacaacaaaacggcCAGCCAATGTTACAACAGACACAATTGCTCTCTGTAGTCGCGCTTACCAACGATGGGGGGAaactgagaagaagaaaaaacgagtcGATGTGCTCACCGCCACGGCTCAATACCTTGTAATCTACATCCAGAGACTATCTACGTGAATATACCCGCAGCAACTCTGaacgcagcaacaacaacgggcaaccgttttcttatatatattcacCCTCAtgtataaaagagagagaatgccCGCTGGTGGTGCTGATGATGGTCTACCATATAATACCAAATGCGGGTTGGTGGCAGGTTTTTTTGATCATCAACAGACACGGGTTCAATTAACAATGCGAcatccccccctccccctacTAGCTCTCCCTTATTCTCTATACAGACAACAGCCCTATCACtcgtgttgttgtgtgtgttcactttttctcatttttattcttctatactacacacacataggGGAATAGACAGAGAACATCACGATATGTAAGGGGGGGACAATGATACATTGGATCCATCCGGCAATGAACCAGACAGGCAAAGAAACTCTCCTGATGGATATCCATGCACCGTATACTATACTACATGTTCCACGTGCTTTTATTCTATTACACAAGGTATATATAGACTAGATAGTCTAGCAGCTATAAATGATACGCCGGaagataaaaatggaatccgATATAGATTCGCCCTATAGCTATAGCATATAGCTCAAATGCTCGTGGTTGTttatttctatctctctccagAAAGTTATTAAAAGCCATCGCCGGCGACATGTATATGGCCGCCAGTCGATCGTCCTGTGTGCTGTGAGGAGCAGGACCCAGCAGTCACGATGGATGTCGGTCGTCGGTCCCCAAACTTGATGAATTGTTAATAGACACAGCCGTGTGCAATTAGAATAATGAGCCAAGCCAGCAAATATGGAGAGAATCATATAAGGGCTATACTGGTAGAACTGTAGCTATATAGTCGgacatgtatatatacgtgCCTTTATGAAATGCAGAGCTGTAAAATAATCGTGGGGCAATGCGGTCGTGGTTCTTTCCATGTCTGtgcgactttttcttctttgcataAACTGTTTAAGTCGTAATAGAAGAATCAAgtctgaaagaagaagaggcaaaTAGCTGCAAGAAGATATTCCattcaaagataaaaaagcGGCACACCATCGATCGTCATAATAACGCCACTTTGGTTTCGTAATCTgtagaaaagaagatgataaAGAGAAACGATGAGcgagaatgaaaatgaaagatatGTGGGTGGGCGGGATTGATGCCAATCGACTGGTAGGCCTATTATAGAAGATATGAGGCTGGGTGGCAACGCCATTTTTCTGATACATACATTTACAGCCCTGCCAATCTGCGGAGCATCGTCATCATCTATTATATAGCCGACAGCTATAAATCTATATCTAACATAACTCGACGGTATAAATCTTTGGGATTTTGGTCGCCAGCAGCAAGCAATAATATAAAAGTCGATATCAGAGATATAGGTTGATCCTTCATGATTACATCACCTAACGTGAATTAAGTttggccaaaaaaaacgtaataTGCGTTACGCAAGAGCGTTCTAGCTCTTGTAGGCTATTTGTGACACGGAATTTCAGGTTACGGAACATTGCGGTATTGTCGAAAAGGCGTAGCCGTCCGCTATATAGAACTATACGCAACACTGAAATGACTGAACGACACGGCATGTGATGGTTATCTGCCGCCATAACGGCTACGTACTATGTTATTATCGTCGGCCGCATAAATGACGTCAGATCAGCACAGTCAATGTCAAGCGGCCCAATACGTGAacttatataataaaatatgggACGAGGTTAATAAAGTCCattttcttaaatgaaaaaaaggaggaaaatggCGATTTCGTGCAGAAATATCcgcagttttttgttttcttcttatatccAACACGATCGCGTATTATCACATTTCcattattaatattttctttcgtttggtTTCGGGAAAAATCCGGAATTAGAATTGATACCAACATCATACGCCATCAAGTCACGTTTTCCATATGCATTACACATACTGTATAGTGCGGGAGCCATTGCTGGGCAGCAGTATTCCGTCATGCGACTGACAAGAAAAGTCTCGTGAGTCAcgaccaaagaaacaaaaaccccCACCATTTCGCCCTTGGCATTTCTAATGAGAAATACTACTGCTAGAGCTAGAGCTCATCACCCCATACTGAGGTTTCGTGTCGTCGGAAATCCCTCCCTCTTTCGGATACAAAAGAATTGGATATAGAAATGTGTACTAGGCCATATCTCATTATTTATCCGTTTGCCATTGggatatatgtatgtatatagtgGGAATCAGTCTGGAATAACTGAAGCATCCCATAGATCATCAGCCAATAGAACACGTTCGTGTAATTATGACGTCACCCCCTCCTCTCGCTCCACAATCATCGattctttggcttttttttctatagacCATAGAACCCCAcggccttttgtttttttttatttgatggatCGTCCGTTATAGAATTTTCGGGTCTGAGTCATATGCGAATGATTCATTCctcccccccattttttttcttctttacccCGGACGTTGTACTATATATTGTTACGTTATTGCGATATGTTTTAGATATTGGATGTTATACTGTAGAAGGGCGTGCCTGTGTGTATCGAAGTTATACTTTATGTATActtttaacctttttctttttttcaaaaagaaccCAGACGGATTTAATATATGATTCTTTTATCTTCCGGGGCTCGTTCCTTCTTCATTCATTACATATCCAACGCACGAACTTTTCGTGGGGGGGAGGCGAACATTTCATCGGACTGGCGTCGTCCCACACGTCGTCCCATATATacccgtttctctctctctgtacattatttctctttttttgttatccaacttttatattcttctctcttgtccctttttatatttttattttttctccttataaACGCCAGGAGCTGCTCCCACATAGAACTCGCGTGTCTGTATagaatgggagagaaaaaactatAGTACTGtactccttcttcttcttcttctctatatactttcattttcttcgtcttctatATATCCAGTCTTCACTCCCCGTTTCCAATTGAATTGCTTCCTCTCTTCTTGCCAGCAGAGTACACTCCGTCTTGTTTcgtgattcttttttcccttttttattttctcttattattcttttgcttTATATGCCCTCCCGCCCGACAagacttttatttgtttgtttttgtctcgAATCCCTTTTCCATCATCGTTCTCATCTTCTCTTCCTTCCGGCTTCcggtggaaaacaaaaaacccagaAATCGCTGccgcatttcttcttctcgccaCACCGCAGGATGTTACACTTCCCGTTCAAACTGTTGGCCAAGAAGAATGATTtcgcacacacatatatatgagcaaaacttcttttaaagatgtttgtttattttttttgatggtcagaaaacacaaatataaatattttatggaTCTATATTATAGACTTTTGCTGCCGGGCTTATTCGTGTAACGTGGGCGGAGAGATTGGACCCGGGGAAACAACTCCATTTAATAAATGGAGGAAGCGTGTCTGTCCGGCAGCTCCATGTTCTCTAGCTCTCTCGTCCAACCGCCTCGGAGAACATGAAAACGCGCAGATTGAACGACATGATACACATGAACAGCAGGAAAGCAAAAAGGATACATAATACACAAGGCGGAAGCGCCGGTCCATCTGCTAGAGTAGACCGCCTATGATACAGCCTAATAGATCCGGACACATTTATAGACGAGGTTATAACCAATCGAATATGCCATTCACAAGAGCGAGCATCAAAAAATCCTTTACTGTGAATGACGCCCcgttttataataataataaccttaTAATATATAACCTATAACCTAATAAGATTTCCTTtgataaaatatgaaatggtGCGGTATCCAATCGAGAGTCAATCAGCCCTACGAAGGACATTTTTCAGCTGCCGaataatcttctttttttattattgatgatGCCATTTCCATATATTCATCAGTTTTCCATCAAATCATTCAACAATTTCGTTCGTCGTGATTTGCTAGGCTTCCCGGATGACCGGATTTTCCTCGCCACCAGTCGTATAACCATTCACGATCTCACGTTCTTATTCCATTCGTCACGACTGGAAAATGCTGgacagccagcagcagcaacgtcgtctctatctctctcgtcTGTCGCTATACGTCACGATCGatttagtttcttctttttgttcatttcCTTCCGCTTTCACAGTGTATAGATCTGGGGCTGTATATACATGTCGCAATATAACGACACACTCTGTGACAGTTGGCATGACATACATGTAAAAAGGAAGAGAGCAGGCTGCAACAACTTCACTGATGCTGAGAGAGAAGCCCACAGGCTGCACATCATCAGTCCCTTGCGGCCCTGCTACTTCCACATCACCAATCCTCGGCTGCTCCTGCCTCCCGGCCCAGCGCATCTATTCCCGCACTATCAAACCGACAATGTAGAAATCCCGACATCATAGCAGTAGAACCCCCGGGTCGTCATCGCACTCAATTTCTttatattatttgtttcaaagtgAAAACAGTTCATCAATAaccgataaaaagaaattaaccttttatttaaaaaaaatgaaatcagaagAATATGATGTGATTGAACGACGGAGATCTATCATCTGGGCTGATGTGCtggtatattatatatttgattcgattccccccccccctgtcgAGATTGATACACGTCATCAAATGCATAAATCAGCTTTGTCGTTCGCCGCCATTCGCCGCTAAAATGTTGtgatccaattttctttttttgcgcttcgatataataaaagaaacgaagatTACACGAGCCAGTAAGCGCAGCGCAGCCCTATACATACTACGTATGTGTGTATTGTTGTAGTTCCGGTCGCTATGGAAACATCTCCCGAGATTGCCCCAAGAGTTGGAATCCCGCAGCGCAATCCTTGAATTCAACAACATCGCCAGAGTCTCATCTAAAAATCTaccgtaataataatacaggCTCACCGAGGTGCTGTATTTATAGACAGACACGTGCGCAAAACTTGTGTTCAATAACCATCAAAGAGTCTGATGATGgcgtgttttattttcaactatTCACGATGAGGCCAACGAccaaagaatttcattttttttcgtggtATAAATGGCGGAGTGATGACTGCGGGATGTTTTTTGGCGGTCGACGACATCAATTATGCCACTGGTGGTACAGTAGTACTACTGCTGCACAATCAAAGcccctttctctttccatcCGGCTGAGCAAAAGAGCAGACAATCGCAATcagaagccaaaaaaagaagaaaatgaaaaaagggaaaacggtCGTGATTTTCCTTTTGGGATGGAAAAATACTTTTGCCCGACCGCGCGCCACCAGTCGCCTTCACATGATCTTATGGAACGGGATGaaggaatcaaagaaaacaaaaacgaaaggGAACGAGTCTTTTGATCCTGCGACTCGTCTTCCTTCGAtcgttgaaagaagaaatccgcCAGCTCGATGGCATCTTAGCGCTCGCCCGCCGtcttacgtgtgtgtgtgtgtcgggaaAAATAATCGAATCGCATCGTAATTCGTTCAATGTTCGCCTTCGGCTCTCGACCGAAAGCGACCGGCAGAGACCACGACAgctgaggaaaaaagaaaacgctaGGATCTCGTGTAAGTTTCAACCCAGGGCAGAATCGCCGACGTTGCACACGTCGCTTTTTTCGTCCATCAGTGGAGCTAGCTAGAGGCTTTCGGAATGCCCGGTGAAAACGAATGACTGACCCTGATGCTGGCCTCTCACTTCCAATATAGCCATATCGACGGCTGGGCGGCGAACGTGCCCGCGTCCAATCACATTCACAACATGGGGGGTGGAAGGATGGGAGTGAATGATTGAACGCcagccaaaaaaggaaaaatcttcttcttctcggctcttttgacgtcgtcgtcgtcttctcgCTCGTCGAGGTGAAATCGCCAAAAGGTCACACGATGCGCTCGTGTCGCTGacgacagacacacacacacacatttcatcGATAATGCACTTTGCAGCAGCCACACAAGAGAGATGGGAGAATAAGTTATGAGAATACAATACAGTTTTCAGGGTAGTCATGGTGACGTGCCAAAATGTCAACggcaacaagagaaaatcaacacaaatcaacagaaaatcAGTTGCACCACCACACCGCAGTCTCAGCAGGGATCGGAGGTCTTTTATTTGGTTGAAGTGTCGTGTATTTATGACCATGAtaagtaaaaatgaataagCACAGACTAAGTGTCATATCatctacaaaaaaatgaatgtcatccatcctttttcaatttgcttttttgttttccttttagaacttttgtttcttcttcttatcctTGTCTTAGTATCCCTGTGTTAAAATTGGGGCAGGGGAGGGTTTTTACTGTTTCATCATAGTTGAGATCAATACGTTCCTGGTGATGTTGGTCACACACGTCATAAATAGAATTATAttgggtaataataatattaataataataatgcataCCATAGCACATCtaattgaaaatattcaaaGTTTACAGGACATCCTTTAACAGCGCGGGTCGACAGAGAAATTATAAAACGGactttcaaaatcaaatgaatcgaTCAATTAAAAACGGGAATATTTCCAATTCTTTAGTGTGGCGAGACGGAATAGTGGGGAGTTTCAATGCATCGTGCTGTACATattattcttgttcttctttggAAAATATCTATAtacgtctgtgtgtgtgtgtgtgtttactgAAAAGAGATCAGAACCGAATAAACCAATAGGGAAAATCCAGGCTTATCGACGTTCAAAATgtgttgggttttttcttccatgtgTGATGGGATTATAACTGGGTGGGGGGAGAATAACGAGTGGAGAAtcgagccaaataaaaattgaacatcAAAATGCTCGGGCCACCATCACCGTCGATGAAACGAGAGCTGTTGACAGATTACCTGATTACCGCCAAGGACCCCGTCGATATAAGGCAGCGTCCTATTTAGTATGCCGTGATAAGagtaggaataaaaaagaaaatcagagtTATTAcataaggaaacaaaacaaccttcctttcttgttttcccttCAAAGCCGggaactccccccccccactccccCAAAAAGAGGCCGacacgaaagagaaaacttcTAAAACATCTCACAGGAGTGAGAGAGGCTATATAGTGGCAAGTAACCAAGTAAGTAACGTAATTACCTTCGTCATCAAAAGTTGCCAACGAGAGCCGATGAAGCTTGTTGGTCAGACACGAGTCAAGTAACCCGGTTTGCGCCGGGTTGGTTAGCGGGGCCATAACATCTGCCAGCGCAATCACAAGGAACGAGGGAGAGAACCAAACGCCCACgcagccaaaaataaaaaaagatcagaaaagataaggaaaagaaaaatcatttgagaGTCTCCGACATAAAAGTGTACTAGTTGGGAAATCTTCATCTCTGAGATGAGATGGAGTCAAAGATAGATAGAGCGGTTTAAGTTGGTATAGTCGATCAATCTCGTTAGGTGACTCACCGTCTAGATCCTGTTCTCCATGGATACCTCCATCAATTTCGTCGCTGGAAGCGTTGGCAGCCGCGGTCGAATTCCTCCTCTGcctgttggtgtagtaggctATCAAAGCGTTCACCATGACGGCCTGTGGAAAAGGACGCAAATAGAACATTGTTTCCATACCGCACGACTTGTTCAGCGCAAATAGATTTTTCTGACCTGCTTCGAAAATATCTGAATGACGCAAGTGTCATTGCCATCGCGAGGGCTGGACGGCGGAGAGGCAAACTGGAGAAAAATGCAGGGAAAGCAATCTGGATCGTCCAGGCGATACGGCAATGCGCAATCCCAAATGAATTCGCCATACTTTAAACCGAGTAGGACAGTCTGTccaagataaaaagaaaacaaaaaataaaggtgtGAAGTTTAGGCTGTATCATGCCGTGATgttcaaaatgttttatacCCCTTCGTGCGGTTCAATCAAATACACTCCCACCGAGCTGACGGCCACCTGGATTTCGAGGTCACCCGAGGTGAACCATGACGACATTCGAGAGGTGCGCCGTTCTTCGATTTGACCGCAGAAAAACGCAGCcctgatttttttaataatagcAAACATAATTTATAAAGGAAAGAGTTATAAtgagaataataaaatgtgCTCACCCGTAATAGGGTCTTGCCCAACAGCGTTTCAAATAATTCAGCATCAATCTCTGACTGGGAATGTTGTTAGGAAGTTTTTTGAGCTGCTCGACTATCAAAGATTCAGGTGCAGTTTTGTCTGGTCGCTGCAATTTGGACAGCGGCCAAACTAGAGACCATGGGGTTGACTTGACACACGCGTAGGATGGAAGGTAATCTCGCAATCGGCTCCTATTAGTGGCAACAAAAGCCGTTTATGTTTAGGGTCTTATTAGAAAGGAATGAAAATGTACAGCTTAGTTCTTTTATTAGTTGTACCTGAAGAACATTGGTGTGTGTTGTTGGGGAATAAAATTGCCCAAATTGATTCTGGCCACAAGGCTACCAAGGAGAAAGGTTTCGGGGAGGTCACAAGGATAACGCCCGACTAGAACATGGTGTTTAGCCTCGCAGTAGAGCAATTCAATTATCCCAGAGTCTCGTAGTCGCATTTCATCACTTCTGTGGTAGAACGCGTTCCGCCTTAAATGCAGAGTGGGCTCAGGTAACGTTGAATTTCCGTCGTATTTGGTAAATTTCTTGACTAGCTGCGCCCATTCGGCGTAAATCTTGATGGGTTTGTGATGG from Daphnia pulex isolate KAP4 chromosome 4, ASM2113471v1 encodes:
- the LOC124192231 gene encoding cyclin-dependent kinase-like 4 isoform X1; the protein is MGPLTVCEIDVPFHLSLAAITSRHEIARENHRKRVSPPVDKTGIMERWLAESRLWMAAPNRTFVLSNSRSRAPSSHFMERYEKICRMGEGSYGVVYKCRNRETGQIVAIKKFVESEEDPLIKKIALREIRMLKQLKHPNLVNLIEVFRRKKKLHLVFEYCDLTVLNELEKHPRGVPEVLTKRIIWQTLQAVGYCHAHNCIHRDVKPENILLTKEGVVKLCDFGFARLLNPGENYTDYVATRWYRAPELLVGDTQYGPGVDVWAIGCVFAELVRGEALWPGKSDVDQLFLIRKTLGDLIPRHMKVFKNNEFFAGLSIPEPDVRESIESKMPRDFSIDGMDFLKKCLDRDPSKRYTCDQLLRHPYFANFNFRLPESELEEYERLRRLRSRSRNLQYAGGGGHMLPQLPGPGAGIGVASSLNYVGGGGGGGGYSTSNTSNNSSNNFIGNSPPSMQISQAPRMVRRYDHLPSI
- the LOC124192231 gene encoding cyclin-dependent kinase-like 4 isoform X2, whose amino-acid sequence is MGPLTVCEIDVPFHLSLAAITSRHEIARENHRKRVSPPVDKTGIMERWLAESRLWMAAPNRTFVLSNSRSRAPSSHFMERYEKICRMGEGSYGVVYKCRNRETGQIVAIKKFVESEEDPLIKKIALREIRMLKQLKHPNLVNLIEVFRRKKKLHLVFEYCDLTVLNELEKHPRGVPEVLTKRIIWQTLQAVGYCHAHNCIHRDVKPENILLTKEGVVKLCDFGFARLLNPGENYTDYVATRWYRAPELLVGDTQYGPGVDVWAIGCVFAELVRGEALWPGKSDVDQLFLIRKTLGDLIPRHMKVFKNNEFFAGLSIPEPDVRESIESKMPRDFSIDGMDFLKKCLDRDPSKRYTCDQLLRHPYFANFNFRLPESELEEYERLRRLRSRSRYAGGGGHMLPQLPGPGAGIGVASSLNYVGGGGGGGGYSTSNTSNNSSNNFIGNSPPSMQISQAPRMVRRYDHLPSI
- the LOC124192144 gene encoding putative FERM domain-containing protein FRMD8P1; protein product: MDNRGLVGNHTKLHNSSTDFDSVHSNDVIKLMAISGYNINETASGSESPKECYGDSQHHSFVKVIPVEYTKQKFPSSAYNTQNISSQEDIRNYPILLNEKDQSEMSSIASVSTLSSHVMNRAMSATGAAMSDKLSPPRIPNGQLCVFLSNGTCVCVDVEHGVNTNSATILKTLIETEELRLPPFAMNVFALWMISPELEVQLKPHHKPIKIYAEWAQLVKKFTKYDGNSTLPEPTLHLRRNAFYHRSDEMRLRDSGIIELLYCEAKHHVLVGRYPCDLPETFLLGSLVARINLGNFIPQQHTPMFFRSRLRDYLPSYACVKSTPWSLVWPLSKLQRPDKTAPESLIVEQLKKLPNNIPSQRLMLNYLKRCWARPYYGAAFFCGQIEERRTSRMSSWFTSGDLEIQVAVSSVGVYLIEPHEGTVLLGLKYGEFIWDCALPYRLDDPDCFPCIFLQFASPPSSPRDGNDTCVIQIFSKQAVMVNALIAYYTNRQRRNSTAAANASSDEIDGGIHGEQDLDDVMAPLTNPAQTGLLDSCLTNKLHRLSLATFDDEGRCLISTGSLAVIR